A genomic window from Negativicutes bacterium includes:
- the prfB gene encoding peptide chain release factor 2 (programmed frameshift), translating to MLLEDLRVPIANMRQKLDEMRASLDIATQEAKIAELEYKISEPGFWDEPDKAQVVMQELNGFKDSVNKYSMINDKYEDMNILWQMGMEDQDESVYAEVSDNLKELTQLIESLELDLMLSGEYDANSAILTLHAGAGGTEAQDWVQMLLRMYVRYAERRGYKVETLDFLAGDDAGVKSATLLISGKNAYGYLKAEKGVHRLVRISPFDSNARRHTSFAAIDVMPEIDDTVEVEINMVDVRVDTYRASGAGGQHINKTDSAVRMTHLPTGVVVQCQSERSQIQNREKCMHLLRAKLFELERQRKAEAKADIAGDYQAIEWGSQIRSYVFHPYNMVKDHRTSAETGNTQAVMDGEIDLFIEAYLKVNFK from the exons ATGCTTTTAGAAGATTTGAGAGTGCCAATTGCTAATATGCGTCAAAAGCTAGATGAAATGAGGGCTTCTCTT GACATTGCTACACAAGAAGCAAAAATAGCGGAGCTAGAATATAAAATCAGTGAACCTGGTTTTTGGGATGAGCCTGACAAAGCCCAAGTAGTGATGCAGGAGTTAAACGGCTTTAAAGATAGTGTTAACAAATATAGTATGATTAATGATAAATATGAAGACATGAATATTTTGTGGCAAATGGGCATGGAAGATCAAGATGAAAGTGTCTATGCTGAAGTTAGTGATAATTTAAAAGAGTTAACTCAACTAATTGAGAGCTTGGAGCTAGACTTGATGTTGTCAGGAGAATACGATGCTAACAGCGCAATTTTGACACTACATGCCGGTGCCGGTGGTACGGAAGCGCAAGATTGGGTACAAATGTTATTGCGGATGTATGTGCGATATGCAGAGCGCCGTGGTTATAAAGTTGAAACCTTGGACTTTTTAGCCGGAGATGATGCCGGCGTGAAAAGCGCAACATTATTAATTTCCGGTAAAAATGCCTATGGCTATTTAAAAGCGGAAAAAGGTGTTCATCGCTTAGTAAGAATATCGCCGTTTGATTCTAATGCTAGACGGCATACTTCCTTTGCGGCGATTGATGTTATGCCGGAGATTGATGATACTGTTGAAGTTGAAATTAATATGGTTGATGTCAGAGTTGATACTTATCGGGCTAGTGGTGCTGGGGGACAGCATATCAATAAGACTGACTCGGCAGTTAGGATGACTCATCTACCGACTGGCGTGGTTGTACAGTGCCAAAGCGAACGTTCACAAATCCAAAATAGAGAAAAATGTATGCACTTGTTGCGGGCAAAGCTCTTTGAATTAGAACGACAAAGAAAAGCTGAAGCTAAAGCCGATATTGCCGGTGATTATCAGGCTATTGAGTGGGGAAGTCAAATTCGGTCATATGTATTTCACCCTTATAATATGGTTAAAGATCATCGTACTAGTGCCGAAACCGGTAACACACAAGCGGTTATGGATGGCGAGATTGATTTATTTATAGAGGCTTACTTAAAAGTCAATTTTAAATAA
- the secA gene encoding preprotein translocase subunit SecA, whose translation MFGFLKKIFGDNNEKEIKRMMEYVEKINELEPSLEGLSDASLVAKTAYFKERIENGESLEDILPEAFAVVREASRRVLGMRHFDVQLLGGICLHEGKIAEMRTGEGKTLVATLPTYLNALTGNGVHIITVNDYLAKRDSEWMGKLYRFLGLSVGLIVHGLSFNERKEAYSADITYGTNNEFGFDYLRDNMVIYADQMVQRELNYAIVDEVDSILVDEARTPLIISGPGDKSTELYGVVAKAIIQLKEGEDYTVDEKAKAVLPTEFGIAKIEKALNVTNLYDHENIELSHHFNQALRAKALMHRDRDYVVRDGEVVIVDEFTGRLMFGRRYSDGLHQAIEAKEGVKVERESQTLAAITFQNYFRMYGKLAGMTGTAKTEEDEFLKIYGLPVIVIPTNKEIARVDFPDVIYKTKKAKYKAVIEAIKEANAKGQPVLVGTTSIAQSEELSIVLKKSGIQHNVLNAKYHEMEAQIISGAGQKGAVTIATNMAGRGTDIVLGEGVAELGGLHIIGTERHESRRIDNQLRGRAGRQGDNGSSRFYLSLEDDLMRLFGSDNIASIMDKLGMDENEPIEHQLITRSIEQAQKKVEGRNFDIRKHVLQYDDVMNQQREVIYGQRRQILMGEGLKENIMSMINQMIDQYMDLYANEKLYPEDWDVNSLAESCTNLFAPKGRLVPEELEKFSRDELKDELYSVAKEAYDLREAMFGADGMRELEKVVMLKVVDNKWIEHLDHMDMLREGITLRAYGQRDPLIEYKIEAFDMFERMIANIQEEIARTVFQVNIVVQPEDHLKDAKEVHADISAEEDSKKPVVNGETTGRNDLCPCGSGKKFKKCCGAENK comes from the coding sequence TTGTTTGGTTTTTTAAAGAAAATTTTTGGCGATAATAACGAAAAAGAAATAAAAAGAATGATGGAATATGTGGAGAAAATCAATGAACTAGAGCCTAGCTTAGAAGGACTTAGTGATGCTTCATTAGTAGCAAAAACTGCCTACTTCAAAGAACGAATTGAAAATGGCGAAAGTTTAGAAGATATATTACCAGAAGCGTTTGCGGTAGTACGTGAGGCGTCGCGTCGTGTGTTAGGGATGCGTCATTTTGATGTGCAATTATTGGGCGGTATTTGTTTGCATGAAGGAAAAATTGCTGAAATGCGTACCGGTGAAGGTAAAACTTTAGTAGCAACGTTGCCAACTTATTTAAATGCGTTAACTGGTAATGGTGTTCATATTATTACTGTTAATGATTACTTGGCAAAACGTGATAGTGAATGGATGGGTAAACTTTATCGTTTCTTAGGGTTATCGGTAGGATTAATTGTCCATGGCTTAAGCTTCAATGAGCGAAAAGAAGCTTATAGTGCAGATATTACTTATGGTACTAATAATGAATTTGGGTTTGACTATTTGCGTGACAATATGGTTATTTACGCTGATCAAATGGTTCAACGGGAATTGAACTATGCGATTGTCGATGAGGTTGACAGTATTTTAGTAGATGAAGCGAGAACGCCACTTATTATTTCGGGGCCTGGCGATAAATCTACTGAATTATATGGCGTTGTTGCCAAAGCTATTATTCAATTAAAAGAAGGCGAAGACTATACCGTTGATGAGAAGGCGAAAGCTGTATTGCCAACAGAGTTTGGTATTGCCAAAATTGAGAAAGCGTTAAATGTTACTAATCTTTATGACCATGAAAATATAGAATTGTCACATCATTTTAACCAAGCCTTAAGAGCCAAGGCGTTAATGCATCGTGATAGAGATTATGTGGTTCGCGATGGTGAAGTTGTTATTGTTGATGAATTCACTGGTCGATTGATGTTTGGTCGCCGTTATTCTGACGGTTTACATCAAGCGATTGAAGCTAAAGAAGGGGTTAAAGTTGAGCGTGAAAGCCAAACTTTAGCGGCAATTACCTTCCAAAATTATTTTAGAATGTATGGTAAATTAGCTGGTATGACTGGTACGGCGAAAACCGAAGAAGATGAATTCTTAAAAATTTATGGGTTGCCGGTAATTGTTATTCCAACAAACAAAGAAATTGCTAGGGTTGACTTTCCTGATGTTATTTATAAAACTAAGAAAGCTAAATACAAAGCTGTTATTGAGGCCATAAAAGAAGCCAATGCGAAAGGTCAACCGGTGTTAGTAGGGACAACTTCTATTGCACAATCGGAAGAGTTAAGTATTGTTTTGAAAAAAAGTGGCATTCAGCATAATGTGCTAAATGCTAAATATCATGAGATGGAAGCACAAATTATTTCCGGTGCTGGACAAAAAGGTGCGGTGACTATTGCTACTAATATGGCTGGTCGCGGTACTGACATAGTATTAGGTGAAGGTGTAGCGGAACTGGGCGGTTTACATATTATTGGTACGGAACGTCACGAAAGTCGACGAATTGATAATCAGTTACGTGGTCGGGCTGGTCGTCAAGGTGATAATGGATCATCACGCTTCTATTTATCATTAGAAGATGATTTAATGAGATTATTCGGTTCTGATAATATTGCCTCCATTATGGATAAATTGGGGATGGATGAAAATGAACCAATTGAACATCAATTGATTACCAGATCTATTGAACAAGCACAAAAGAAAGTTGAAGGACGTAACTTTGATATTCGTAAACATGTTTTACAATATGATGATGTTATGAATCAGCAACGTGAAGTTATTTATGGTCAACGCCGTCAAATCTTAATGGGCGAGGGCTTAAAAGAAAATATTATGAGTATGATTAATCAAATGATTGATCAATATATGGATCTTTATGCTAATGAAAAACTGTATCCGGAAGATTGGGATGTGAATAGTTTAGCAGAAAGTTGTACTAATTTATTTGCACCAAAAGGACGGTTAGTGCCGGAAGAACTCGAAAAGTTCAGTCGTGATGAGCTTAAAGACGAACTTTATAGTGTAGCTAAAGAAGCTTATGATTTAAGAGAAGCAATGTTCGGTGCAGACGGTATGAGGGAACTTGAAAAAGTTGTAATGCTGAAAGTTGTCGACAATAAATGGATTGAGCATTTGGATCATATGGACATGTTGCGCGAAGGGATTACTTTACGAGCTTATGGTCAACGCGATCCATTAATTGAATATAAAATTGAAGCGTTTGATATGTTTGAGAGAATGATTGCCAACATTCAAGAAGAAATTGCCAGAACTGTGTTCCAAGTTAATATTGTGGTTCAACCGGAGGATCATTTAAAAGATGCGAAGGAAGTACATGCAGATATTAGTGCTGAAGAAGATAGCAAAAAGCCGGTTGTAAATGGCGAAACTACTGGACGTAATGATTTGTGTCCATGTGGTTCTGGTAAAAAATTTAAAAAATGTTGTGGGGCAGAAAATAAATAA
- the raiA gene encoding ribosome-associated translation inhibitor RaiA codes for MTTFTIRGKNIEITPALKDYVEKRVGKVSKYFDAVSEITVLLAVTKGRHIVEVTVSINGILLRGEESTMDMYTSIDLVVEKLERQIEKHKTKLARKFRQVSFKEAVVEEIKEAPEVEDFQVVKTKRFAVKPMDIQEAIMQMNLINHDFFVFRDAKTEAVNVVYRRKDGKYGLIDPES; via the coding sequence ATGACAACATTCACTATTAGAGGAAAAAACATTGAAATCACACCCGCTTTAAAAGACTATGTAGAAAAAAGAGTTGGAAAGGTAAGTAAGTACTTTGACGCTGTTAGCGAAATTACTGTACTTTTGGCAGTGACTAAAGGTCGCCATATTGTTGAAGTTACAGTATCAATAAATGGTATCTTGTTACGTGGTGAAGAATCCACCATGGATATGTATACATCTATTGATTTAGTTGTTGAAAAATTAGAAAGACAAATTGAAAAACATAAAACAAAATTAGCTCGTAAGTTCCGTCAAGTAAGCTTTAAAGAAGCTGTTGTTGAAGAAATAAAAGAAGCGCCGGAAGTTGAAGATTTCCAAGTTGTGAAAACAAAACGTTTCGCGGTAAAACCAATGGATATTCAAGAAGCTATTATGCAAATGAATTTAATCAATCATGATTTCTTTGTTTTCCGTGATGCTAAAACAGAAGCGGTCAATGTAGTATATCGTCGTAAAGATGGTAAATATGGCTTGATCGATCCTGAATCTTAA
- a CDS encoding cold shock domain-containing protein: MIGKVKWFSAEKGYGFIEREDGGDVFVHFSAIQDEGFKTLAEGQGVEFEIVDGARGPQAANVTKTA; encoded by the coding sequence ATGATAGGTAAAGTTAAATGGTTTAGCGCAGAAAAAGGTTATGGATTTATCGAAAGAGAAGATGGCGGAGATGTATTCGTACATTTTTCAGCAATCCAAGATGAAGGTTTTAAGACTTTAGCTGAAGGACAAGGCGTTGAGTTTGAAATCGTTGACGGTGCTCGTGGACCTCAAGCTGCAAACGTTACAAAAACAGCTTAA